In Scleropages formosus chromosome 20, fSclFor1.1, whole genome shotgun sequence, a single window of DNA contains:
- the LOC108926932 gene encoding actin-related protein 2/3 complex subunit 1A, which translates to MSLHQFLLEPITCHAWNRDRSQIAISPNNHEVHIYKKNGNQWVKTHELKEHNGHITGIDWAPKSDRIVTCGADRNAYVWSQKDGVWKPTLVILRINRAATFVKWSPLENKFAVGSGARLISVCYFESENDWWVSKHIKKPIRSTVLSLDWHPNNVLLAAGSCDFKCRVFSAYIKEVDEKPAATPWGSKMPFGQVMAEFGGAGSGGWVHSVCFSASGSRLAWVSHDSTVTLVDATKGSTLSQLKTEFLPFLSVVFVSESSIVAAGHDCCPMLFHCDDHGTLTFVSKLDLPKQSIQRNISAMERFRNMDKRATTEDRNTTLETLHQNSITQVSIFEGDKRDCRKFCTTGIDGAMTIWDFKTLETSIQGLRIM; encoded by the exons ATGTCTCTGCATCAGTTCCTCCTGGAGCCCATCACTTGTCATGCCTGGAACCGCGACAGGAGTC AAATCGCCATCAGCCCGAATAATCATGAGGTCCATATCTACAAAAAGAATGGAAACCAGTGGGTGAAAACCCACGAACTGAAGGAGCACAACGGACACATCACGG GCATCGACTGGGCGCCTAAGAGCGACCGCATCGTGACGTGCGGAGCCGACCGCAACGCCTACGTGTGGAGCCAGAAGGACGGCGTCTGGAAGCCCACCTTGGTGATCCTGAGGATCAACCGTGCCGCCACCTTCGTGAAGTGGTCCCCTCTGGAGAACAAATTTGCAGTGGGCAGTGGGGCTCGGCTCATCTCCGTCTGTTATTTTGAGTCCGAGAATGACTG GTGGGTGAGCAAACACATCAAGAAACCAATCCGTTCGACTGTGCTGAGCTTAGACTGGCATCCAAACAACGTCCTCCTGGCTGCTGGGTCCTGCGACTTCAAATGCAG GGTATTTTCAGCTTACATCAAGGAAGTGGACGAGAAGCCAGCAGCCACTCCGTGGGGCTCCAAGATGCCGTTTGGACAGGTCATGGCAGAGTTTGGAGGGGCAGGTAGTGGTGGATGGGTTCACAGCGTCTGCTTCTCTGCCAGCGGCAGCAGACTGGCCTGGGTCAGCCACGACAGCACCGTCACCTTGGTGGACGCCACCAAAGGGTCCAC gCTTTCCCAGTTAAAGACAGAATTTCTTCCGTTCCTGAGCGTCGTGTTCGTCTCGGAGAGCAGCATTGTGGCAGCT GGTCACGACTGCTGTCCGATGCTGTTCCACTGTGATGACCATGGGACGCTAACGTTTGTCTCGAAGTTGGACCTTCCGAAACAAAGCATTCAGCGCAATATCTCCGCCATGGAGCGCTTTCGCAATATGGACAAGAGAGCCACCACTGAGGACCGGAACACTACCCTGGAGACACTGCACCAGAACAGCATCAC CCAAGTGTCTATATTTGAAGGAGACAAAAGAGATTGTCGTAAATTCTGCACTACAGGTATCGATGGAGCGATGACCATTTGGGATTTCAAG ACTCTGGAGACCTCCATCCAAGGGCTGCGGATCATGTAA